In Lates calcarifer isolate ASB-BC8 linkage group LG21, TLL_Latcal_v3, whole genome shotgun sequence, a single window of DNA contains:
- the ubash3bb gene encoding ubiquitin associated and SH3 domain containing Bb isoform X1: protein MAAKEDLYSKILPRRLRQNRPGSVKCGSNLDVLLSMGFPRPRALKALVSTGGRSVQAACDWLFSHVDDPFLDDPLPREFVLYLRPSGPLQNQLSHFWQQSRVTCGKNKAHNIFPHITLCQFFMCADHKVEALCEALQATVQQWRGRFPSPLPLELYTSSNFIGLFVEEQVADILKQFAADFATEAARKAEVHVEPHKKQLHVTLAYNFPSDHLPSLEKLAKGIEVKLGCDWLAVLFSRDIRFANHETLRVMYPYMPQNEDELELVPGDFVFMSPVDQGSTSEGWVYGTSLATGLSGLLPENYVSLADESDTWVFHGSHSFFSCGPSDKTSKDRGMFDGLLDSRRPDNTSPGDTPTLSLICHPMQQVLRISGSHSRQSKRTLFVCRHGERMDVVFGKHWLSLCSDSKGRYVRSNLNMPLSLPLWGGQRDYDMDTPLTVFGSTQARLVGEALLESNTVIDFIYCSPSLRCVQTAQNILKGLQQDGKLKVRVEPGLFEWTKWVSGNSLPAWIPPTDLAAAHFSVDTMYRPLIPVSKLTVSESYENYMSRSYQVTKDILSDCKNTGNNVLIVAHASSLEACTRQLQGRSPQSTKDFIQVVRKIPYLGFCSCEEQGDTGVWQLVDPPILPLTHGPNHTFDWRETLLQE, encoded by the exons ACTGAAAGCTCTGGTATCAACAGGGGGTCGGAGTGTGCAAGCAGCATGTGACTG GCTTTTTTCCCACGTGGACGACCCATTCCTAGACGACCCTCTGCCCAGGGAGTTTGTCCTCTACCTGCGACCCAGTGGACCACTACAGAACCAACTCTCCCACTTCTGGCAGCAGAGCCGGGTCACTTGTGGCAAAAACAAAGCCCACAACATTTTCCCCCATATCACTCTCTGCCAGTTCTTCATG TGTGCAGACCACAAAGTAGAAGCTCTATGTGAGGCTCTCCAGGCCACCGTACAGCAGTGGAGGGGTCGATTTCCCAGCCCGTTGCCCCTAGAGCTCTACACATCCTCCAACTTCATTGGTCTGTTTGTGGAGGAACAGGTGGCCGACATCCTTAAGCAGTTTGCAGCTGACTTTGCTACAGAGGCTGCTAGAAAAGCAG AAGTCCACGTGGAGCCTCACAAGAAGCAGCTTCATGTAACTCTGGCCTACAACTTCCCCTCTGATCACCTCCCATCCCTGGAGAAACTGGCCAAGGGCATCGAAGTCAAGctgggctgtgattggctggctGTCTTGTTCTCCCGTGACATTCGTTTTGCTAACCATGAG ACGTTGCGGGTGATGTACCCCTACATGCCTCAGAATGAAGACGAGTTAGAGCTGGTTCCTGGGGATTTTGTCTTCATGTCTCCAGTGGACCAGGGTAGCACCAGTGAGGGCTGGGTGTACGGGACCTCGCTGGCCACCGGGCTGTCTGGCCTGCTGCCTGAGAACTACGTCAGCCTGGCCGATGAGTCTGACACCTGGGTCTTCCACGG CTCCCATTCATTCTTCAGCTGTGGGCCGAGTGACAAGACCAGTAAGGACAGAGGGATGTTTGATGGACTGCTGGACAGCCGACGCCCTGATAATACCAGTCCTGGAGACACACCCACCCTTAGTCTCATTTGCCATCCAATGCAG CAGGTCCTGCGGATCAGTGGTAGTCACTCTCGGCAATCCAAGCGAACACTGTTTGTGTGCCGGCACGGTGAGAGGATGGATGTGGTCTTTGGCAAACACTGGCTCTCCCTCTGCTCAGACAGTAAAG GTAGATATGTACGTTCCAATCTGAACATGCCTCTCAGTTTGCCTCTGtggggaggacagagagactATGACATGGACACTCCTCTCACTGTCTTTGGATCCACACAGGCCAGACTAGTGG GTGAGGCCCTGTTAGAGAGTAACACAGTGATAGACTTCATCTactgttctccctctctgcgATGTGTTCAGACTGCACAGAACATCCTGAAAG gCCTGCAGCAGGATGGTAAACTGAAGGTAAGAGTGGAACCGGGGCTTTTTGAATGGACTAAGTGGGTCTCAGGGAACTCCCTGCCTGCATGGATACCCCCAACTGACCTGGCTGCAGCCCACTTCAGTGTGGACACAATGTACAG ACCTCTGATCCCTGTCAGCAAGCTCACTGTGTCTGAATCCTATGAGAACTACATGAGTCGGAGCTACCAAGTGACCAAAGATATCCTGTCAGACTGCAAAAACACTG GAAACAACGTGCTGATTGTAGCCCACGCTTCTTCCTTAGAGGCCTGCACACGCCAGCTGCAGGGCCGCAGCCCACAGAGCACCAAGGACTTCATCCAAGTAGTCCGAAAG ATCCCCTACCTTGGCTTCTGCTCCTGTGAAGAGCAGGGGGACACGGGGGTGTGGCAGTTAGTGGACCCTCCCATCCTCCCCCTCACACATGGACCAAACCACACCTTTGACTGGAGGGAGACACTCCTGCAGGAATGA
- the ubash3bb gene encoding ubiquitin associated and SH3 domain containing Bb isoform X2, with protein sequence MAAKEDLYSKILPRRLRQNRPGSVKCGSNLDVLLSMGFPRPRALKALVSTGGRSVQAACDWLFSHVDDPFLDDPLPREFVLYLRPSGPLQNQLSHFWQQSRVTCGKNKAHNIFPHITLCQFFMCADHKVEALCEALQATVQQWRGRFPSPLPLELYTSSNFIGLFVEEQVADILKQFAADFATEAARKAEVHVEPHKKQLHVTLAYNFPSDHLPSLEKLAKGIEVKLGCDWLAVLFSRDIRFANHETLRVMYPYMPQNEDELELVPGDFVFMSPVDQGSTSEGWVYGTSLATGLSGLLPENYVSLADESDTWVFHGSHSFFSCGPSDKTSKDRGMFDGLLDSRRPDNTSPGDTPTLSLICHPMQVLRISGSHSRQSKRTLFVCRHGERMDVVFGKHWLSLCSDSKGRYVRSNLNMPLSLPLWGGQRDYDMDTPLTVFGSTQARLVGEALLESNTVIDFIYCSPSLRCVQTAQNILKGLQQDGKLKVRVEPGLFEWTKWVSGNSLPAWIPPTDLAAAHFSVDTMYRPLIPVSKLTVSESYENYMSRSYQVTKDILSDCKNTGNNVLIVAHASSLEACTRQLQGRSPQSTKDFIQVVRKIPYLGFCSCEEQGDTGVWQLVDPPILPLTHGPNHTFDWRETLLQE encoded by the exons ACTGAAAGCTCTGGTATCAACAGGGGGTCGGAGTGTGCAAGCAGCATGTGACTG GCTTTTTTCCCACGTGGACGACCCATTCCTAGACGACCCTCTGCCCAGGGAGTTTGTCCTCTACCTGCGACCCAGTGGACCACTACAGAACCAACTCTCCCACTTCTGGCAGCAGAGCCGGGTCACTTGTGGCAAAAACAAAGCCCACAACATTTTCCCCCATATCACTCTCTGCCAGTTCTTCATG TGTGCAGACCACAAAGTAGAAGCTCTATGTGAGGCTCTCCAGGCCACCGTACAGCAGTGGAGGGGTCGATTTCCCAGCCCGTTGCCCCTAGAGCTCTACACATCCTCCAACTTCATTGGTCTGTTTGTGGAGGAACAGGTGGCCGACATCCTTAAGCAGTTTGCAGCTGACTTTGCTACAGAGGCTGCTAGAAAAGCAG AAGTCCACGTGGAGCCTCACAAGAAGCAGCTTCATGTAACTCTGGCCTACAACTTCCCCTCTGATCACCTCCCATCCCTGGAGAAACTGGCCAAGGGCATCGAAGTCAAGctgggctgtgattggctggctGTCTTGTTCTCCCGTGACATTCGTTTTGCTAACCATGAG ACGTTGCGGGTGATGTACCCCTACATGCCTCAGAATGAAGACGAGTTAGAGCTGGTTCCTGGGGATTTTGTCTTCATGTCTCCAGTGGACCAGGGTAGCACCAGTGAGGGCTGGGTGTACGGGACCTCGCTGGCCACCGGGCTGTCTGGCCTGCTGCCTGAGAACTACGTCAGCCTGGCCGATGAGTCTGACACCTGGGTCTTCCACGG CTCCCATTCATTCTTCAGCTGTGGGCCGAGTGACAAGACCAGTAAGGACAGAGGGATGTTTGATGGACTGCTGGACAGCCGACGCCCTGATAATACCAGTCCTGGAGACACACCCACCCTTAGTCTCATTTGCCATCCAATGCAG GTCCTGCGGATCAGTGGTAGTCACTCTCGGCAATCCAAGCGAACACTGTTTGTGTGCCGGCACGGTGAGAGGATGGATGTGGTCTTTGGCAAACACTGGCTCTCCCTCTGCTCAGACAGTAAAG GTAGATATGTACGTTCCAATCTGAACATGCCTCTCAGTTTGCCTCTGtggggaggacagagagactATGACATGGACACTCCTCTCACTGTCTTTGGATCCACACAGGCCAGACTAGTGG GTGAGGCCCTGTTAGAGAGTAACACAGTGATAGACTTCATCTactgttctccctctctgcgATGTGTTCAGACTGCACAGAACATCCTGAAAG gCCTGCAGCAGGATGGTAAACTGAAGGTAAGAGTGGAACCGGGGCTTTTTGAATGGACTAAGTGGGTCTCAGGGAACTCCCTGCCTGCATGGATACCCCCAACTGACCTGGCTGCAGCCCACTTCAGTGTGGACACAATGTACAG ACCTCTGATCCCTGTCAGCAAGCTCACTGTGTCTGAATCCTATGAGAACTACATGAGTCGGAGCTACCAAGTGACCAAAGATATCCTGTCAGACTGCAAAAACACTG GAAACAACGTGCTGATTGTAGCCCACGCTTCTTCCTTAGAGGCCTGCACACGCCAGCTGCAGGGCCGCAGCCCACAGAGCACCAAGGACTTCATCCAAGTAGTCCGAAAG ATCCCCTACCTTGGCTTCTGCTCCTGTGAAGAGCAGGGGGACACGGGGGTGTGGCAGTTAGTGGACCCTCCCATCCTCCCCCTCACACATGGACCAAACCACACCTTTGACTGGAGGGAGACACTCCTGCAGGAATGA
- the LOC108894565 gene encoding zinc finger CCCH domain-containing protein 18, whose product MKRAKCHIMSQTIDVNTEPLTWPVAPDGYIPNSVIRSWRWKGKGFSQTDFQEFPINYPDSLSTRIFWFIQEEEEEDEEEKIDFVKRRRKEKEDKKNKKEEDKKDLKVKEGRKKEKEVEKNEKENEKKTGVERRKKDREEKEEDKWDRNDLPKQSHNIQTKTSLQSQLKTFDDGKLRHQRQEFGSTYSSRETVNFLPASSHENGPKPPGELREDMKLQETIRAPLQYVSVPNKQRTSSFIPRDWSEPPVESPVVSADTFIRNQAVESRFTTYLPHTEPKNWASHPQTSAPSIPEDPHPQPELRPPEPSPIRDKRFLLSLAKYNNIRDQTQVPLDQKVLKLYRKFKVSNKHLTHHGKLSTTASRALNSTIRTDTGGLKLSGDPFCSDYHKLAATLATTEHPVKSSNDRQLPASISSVQPGHVAAPLRVVQKIQMKNTLKLASSHFHHVIPMASQHSFFTLNPCGKTHFGRLQFDWVRGDENDKLLRASAHIVVDDNMVL is encoded by the exons ATGAAGAGGGCCAAATGTCACATCATGTCTCAAACTATTGATGTGAACACAGAGCCTCTGACATGGCCTGTAGCTCCAGATGGCTACATCCCCAACTCCGTGATCCGGAGCTGGAGGTGGAAGGGAAAGGGATTCAGCCAAACAGACTTTCAGGAGTTCCCAATAAATTATCCGGACAGTTTGAGCACAAGAATTTTCTGGTTCAtccaagaggaagaggaagaggacgaggaaGAAAAAATAGACTTTgtgaaaaggaggaggaaagaaaaggaagataagaaaaacaaaaaagaggaggatAAAAAAGATCTGAAGGTGAAGGAGGGtaggaagaaagagaaggaagttgaaaaaaatgagaaagaaaatgagaaaaaaactggagtggagagaagaaagaaagacagggaagagaaggaagaagacAAGTGGGATAGGAATGACCTCCCGAAGCAGTCCCACAACATCCAGACGAAGACTAGTCTGCAGAGccagctgaaaacatttgatgaTGGAAAACTGAGGCATCAGAGGCAAGAATTTGGTTCAACATACAGTTCAAGAGAGACTGTGAACTTCCT ACCAGCCTCCTCTCATGAAAATGGACCTAAACCACCAGGAGAGCTGAGGGAAGATATGAAACTTCAAGAAACCATCAGAGCTCCACTGCAATATGTCTCTGTGCCAAATAAACAGAGAACATCCAGTTTCATTCCCAGAG ATTGGTCAGAACCTCCAGTGGAAAGTCCTGTGGTGTCTGCAGATACTTTCATCCGAAATCAAG CTGTAGAATCCAGGTTTACCACTTATCTACCACACACAGAGCCCAAAAACTGGGCCTCACATCCCCAGACATCTGCACCATCAATCCCAGAGGATCCTCATCCCCAACCAGAACTGAGGCCCCCTGAACCCTCTCCGATCAGAGATAAGAGGTTCCTACTGTCCTTGGCCAAGTATAACAACATCAGAGACCAGACACAGGTGCCTCTTGATCAAAAAGTCTTGAAGCTCTATAGGAAGTTCAAAGTCAGCAACAAACACTTGACACACCATGGAAAACTCTCTACCACTGCCTCTAGAGCTTTGAACTCCACTATTCGGACTGATACTGGAGGGCTGAAACTGAGCGGTGACCCATTCTGTTCTGATTACCACAAGCTAGCAGCAACATTGGCCACTACAGAGCATCCAGTAAAGTCCTCCAATGATAGACAACTTCCAGCATCCATATCCTCAGTCCAGCCTGGCCATGTAGCAGCACCTCTGAGGGTGGTGCAGAAGATTCAGATGAAAAACACCCTGAAGTTGGCCTCCTCCCATTTCCATCATGTGATCCCAATGGCCTCCCAGCACAGCTTCTTTACTTTGAATCCCTGTGGAAAGACTCACTTTGGAAGGCTGCAGTTTGACTGGGTGAGGGGAGATGAGAACGACAAGCTGCTGAGAGCATCTGCTCATATAGTTGTAGATGACAACATGGTTTTGTAA
- the LOC108894566 gene encoding porphobilinogen deaminase isoform X2 has translation MSEEKKSPAGLSQTDPDGTGKVSRVIRIGTRKSQLARIQTDSVADKLKELYPDIHLEIIGMSTTGDKILDTALSKIGEKSLFTKELENALERNEVDLVVHSLKDLPTTLPPGFTIGAVLKRENPHDAVVLHPKNVGKTLDTLPENSVIGTSSLRRAAQLKKRFPHLEFKDIRGNLNTRLKKLDEKADFAAIILAAAGLKRMGWENRISQILEPEDCMYAVGQGALAVEVRARDADILEMVSVLHDSDTVLRCIAERAFLRQLEGGCSVPVAVHTEVKDCQLYLTGAVYSLDGSDSLKETMQTSIAAADKSLEDVDERVQRVGVTATKVSGEAQDRAERLGIDLANLLLSKGAKEILTVAKQLNDAR, from the exons TTGGCTCGCATCCAGACTGACAGCGTGGCGGACAAGCTGAAAGAACTGTACCCTGACATCCACTTGGAAATAA TTGGCATGTCAACGACAGGAGACAAAATCCTTGACACAGCATTATCGAAG attGGAGAAAAGAGTTTGTTCACCAAAGAGTTGGAGAATGCTCTGGAGAGGAATGA GGTTGATCTGGTTGTTCACTCACTGAAAGACCTTCCCACCACTCTGCCTCCAGGATTCACTATTGGAGCTGTGCTGAa GAGAGAAAATCCACACGATGCAGTGGTTCTACATCCAAAAAATGTGGGGAAAACTCTTGACACTCTGCCTGAAAACAG tgtgATTGGCACCAGTTCACTGCGCCGTGCTGCCCAGCTGAAGAAGAGGTTCCCCCACCTCGAGTTCAAAGATATT CGTGGGAACCTGAACACACGTCTGAAGAAGCTGGATGAGAAGGCAGACTTTGCTGCCATCATCCTGGCCGCTGCCGGTCTCAAGAGAATGGGCTGGGAGAACCGGATCAGCCAG ATCCTGGAGCCTGAAGACTGTATGTACGCTGTTGGACAG GGGGCTCTGGCAGTAGAGGTTCGGGCCAGAGATGCAGACATCCTGGAGATGGTGTCCGTCCTCCATGACTCTGACACTGTGCTACGCTGCATAGCTGAGAGAGCCTTCCTCAGACAACTG GAGGGTGGGTGCAGCGTTCCAGTGGCTGTTCACACAGAAGTGAAAGACTGCCAG CTCTACCTGACGGGGGCAGTGTACAGCCTGGATGGATCAGACAGTCTGAAAGAAACCATGCAGACGAGTATAGCTGCTGCTGACAAG AGTTTAGAAGATGTGGATGAGCGGGTCCAGCGAGTGGGAGTGACTGCCACCAAGGTGTCAGGTGAAGCCCAGGACAGAGCTGAGCGGCTGGGGATTGACCTGGCCAACTTACTGCTGAGCAAAGGAGCCAAGGAGATCCTGACGGTGGCCAAGCAGCTCAATGATGCCAGATAA
- the LOC108894566 gene encoding porphobilinogen deaminase isoform X1, with product MSEEKKSPAGLSQTDPDGTGKVSRVIRIGTRKSQLARIQTDSVADKLKELYPDIHLEIIGMSTTGDKILDTALSKIGEKSLFTKELENALERNEVDLVVHSLKDLPTTLPPGFTIGAVLKRENPHDAVVLHPKNVGKTLDTLPENSVIGTSSLRRAAQLKKRFPHLEFKDIRGNLNTRLKKLDEKADFAAIILAAAGLKRMGWENRISQILEPEDCMYAVGQGALAVEVRARDADILEMVSVLHDSDTVLRCIAERAFLRQLEGGCSVPVAVHTEVKDCQVRMLYLTGAVYSLDGSDSLKETMQTSIAAADKSLEDVDERVQRVGVTATKVSGEAQDRAERLGIDLANLLLSKGAKEILTVAKQLNDAR from the exons TTGGCTCGCATCCAGACTGACAGCGTGGCGGACAAGCTGAAAGAACTGTACCCTGACATCCACTTGGAAATAA TTGGCATGTCAACGACAGGAGACAAAATCCTTGACACAGCATTATCGAAG attGGAGAAAAGAGTTTGTTCACCAAAGAGTTGGAGAATGCTCTGGAGAGGAATGA GGTTGATCTGGTTGTTCACTCACTGAAAGACCTTCCCACCACTCTGCCTCCAGGATTCACTATTGGAGCTGTGCTGAa GAGAGAAAATCCACACGATGCAGTGGTTCTACATCCAAAAAATGTGGGGAAAACTCTTGACACTCTGCCTGAAAACAG tgtgATTGGCACCAGTTCACTGCGCCGTGCTGCCCAGCTGAAGAAGAGGTTCCCCCACCTCGAGTTCAAAGATATT CGTGGGAACCTGAACACACGTCTGAAGAAGCTGGATGAGAAGGCAGACTTTGCTGCCATCATCCTGGCCGCTGCCGGTCTCAAGAGAATGGGCTGGGAGAACCGGATCAGCCAG ATCCTGGAGCCTGAAGACTGTATGTACGCTGTTGGACAG GGGGCTCTGGCAGTAGAGGTTCGGGCCAGAGATGCAGACATCCTGGAGATGGTGTCCGTCCTCCATGACTCTGACACTGTGCTACGCTGCATAGCTGAGAGAGCCTTCCTCAGACAACTG GAGGGTGGGTGCAGCGTTCCAGTGGCTGTTCACACAGAAGTGAAAGACTGCCAGGTAAGAATG CTCTACCTGACGGGGGCAGTGTACAGCCTGGATGGATCAGACAGTCTGAAAGAAACCATGCAGACGAGTATAGCTGCTGCTGACAAG AGTTTAGAAGATGTGGATGAGCGGGTCCAGCGAGTGGGAGTGACTGCCACCAAGGTGTCAGGTGAAGCCCAGGACAGAGCTGAGCGGCTGGGGATTGACCTGGCCAACTTACTGCTGAGCAAAGGAGCCAAGGAGATCCTGACGGTGGCCAAGCAGCTCAATGATGCCAGATAA
- the LOC108894566 gene encoding porphobilinogen deaminase isoform X3: MEDGPYKYIRDGTGKVSRVIRIGTRKSQLARIQTDSVADKLKELYPDIHLEIIGMSTTGDKILDTALSKIGEKSLFTKELENALERNEVDLVVHSLKDLPTTLPPGFTIGAVLKRENPHDAVVLHPKNVGKTLDTLPENSVIGTSSLRRAAQLKKRFPHLEFKDIRGNLNTRLKKLDEKADFAAIILAAAGLKRMGWENRISQILEPEDCMYAVGQGALAVEVRARDADILEMVSVLHDSDTVLRCIAERAFLRQLEGGCSVPVAVHTEVKDCQVRMLYLTGAVYSLDGSDSLKETMQTSIAAADKSLEDVDERVQRVGVTATKVSGEAQDRAERLGIDLANLLLSKGAKEILTVAKQLNDAR, from the exons TTGGCTCGCATCCAGACTGACAGCGTGGCGGACAAGCTGAAAGAACTGTACCCTGACATCCACTTGGAAATAA TTGGCATGTCAACGACAGGAGACAAAATCCTTGACACAGCATTATCGAAG attGGAGAAAAGAGTTTGTTCACCAAAGAGTTGGAGAATGCTCTGGAGAGGAATGA GGTTGATCTGGTTGTTCACTCACTGAAAGACCTTCCCACCACTCTGCCTCCAGGATTCACTATTGGAGCTGTGCTGAa GAGAGAAAATCCACACGATGCAGTGGTTCTACATCCAAAAAATGTGGGGAAAACTCTTGACACTCTGCCTGAAAACAG tgtgATTGGCACCAGTTCACTGCGCCGTGCTGCCCAGCTGAAGAAGAGGTTCCCCCACCTCGAGTTCAAAGATATT CGTGGGAACCTGAACACACGTCTGAAGAAGCTGGATGAGAAGGCAGACTTTGCTGCCATCATCCTGGCCGCTGCCGGTCTCAAGAGAATGGGCTGGGAGAACCGGATCAGCCAG ATCCTGGAGCCTGAAGACTGTATGTACGCTGTTGGACAG GGGGCTCTGGCAGTAGAGGTTCGGGCCAGAGATGCAGACATCCTGGAGATGGTGTCCGTCCTCCATGACTCTGACACTGTGCTACGCTGCATAGCTGAGAGAGCCTTCCTCAGACAACTG GAGGGTGGGTGCAGCGTTCCAGTGGCTGTTCACACAGAAGTGAAAGACTGCCAGGTAAGAATG CTCTACCTGACGGGGGCAGTGTACAGCCTGGATGGATCAGACAGTCTGAAAGAAACCATGCAGACGAGTATAGCTGCTGCTGACAAG AGTTTAGAAGATGTGGATGAGCGGGTCCAGCGAGTGGGAGTGACTGCCACCAAGGTGTCAGGTGAAGCCCAGGACAGAGCTGAGCGGCTGGGGATTGACCTGGCCAACTTACTGCTGAGCAAAGGAGCCAAGGAGATCCTGACGGTGGCCAAGCAGCTCAATGATGCCAGATAA
- the LOC108894566 gene encoding porphobilinogen deaminase isoform X4: MEDGPYKYIRDGTGKVSRVIRIGTRKSQLARIQTDSVADKLKELYPDIHLEIIGMSTTGDKILDTALSKIGEKSLFTKELENALERNEVDLVVHSLKDLPTTLPPGFTIGAVLKRENPHDAVVLHPKNVGKTLDTLPENSVIGTSSLRRAAQLKKRFPHLEFKDIRGNLNTRLKKLDEKADFAAIILAAAGLKRMGWENRISQILEPEDCMYAVGQGALAVEVRARDADILEMVSVLHDSDTVLRCIAERAFLRQLEGGCSVPVAVHTEVKDCQLYLTGAVYSLDGSDSLKETMQTSIAAADKSLEDVDERVQRVGVTATKVSGEAQDRAERLGIDLANLLLSKGAKEILTVAKQLNDAR, encoded by the exons TTGGCTCGCATCCAGACTGACAGCGTGGCGGACAAGCTGAAAGAACTGTACCCTGACATCCACTTGGAAATAA TTGGCATGTCAACGACAGGAGACAAAATCCTTGACACAGCATTATCGAAG attGGAGAAAAGAGTTTGTTCACCAAAGAGTTGGAGAATGCTCTGGAGAGGAATGA GGTTGATCTGGTTGTTCACTCACTGAAAGACCTTCCCACCACTCTGCCTCCAGGATTCACTATTGGAGCTGTGCTGAa GAGAGAAAATCCACACGATGCAGTGGTTCTACATCCAAAAAATGTGGGGAAAACTCTTGACACTCTGCCTGAAAACAG tgtgATTGGCACCAGTTCACTGCGCCGTGCTGCCCAGCTGAAGAAGAGGTTCCCCCACCTCGAGTTCAAAGATATT CGTGGGAACCTGAACACACGTCTGAAGAAGCTGGATGAGAAGGCAGACTTTGCTGCCATCATCCTGGCCGCTGCCGGTCTCAAGAGAATGGGCTGGGAGAACCGGATCAGCCAG ATCCTGGAGCCTGAAGACTGTATGTACGCTGTTGGACAG GGGGCTCTGGCAGTAGAGGTTCGGGCCAGAGATGCAGACATCCTGGAGATGGTGTCCGTCCTCCATGACTCTGACACTGTGCTACGCTGCATAGCTGAGAGAGCCTTCCTCAGACAACTG GAGGGTGGGTGCAGCGTTCCAGTGGCTGTTCACACAGAAGTGAAAGACTGCCAG CTCTACCTGACGGGGGCAGTGTACAGCCTGGATGGATCAGACAGTCTGAAAGAAACCATGCAGACGAGTATAGCTGCTGCTGACAAG AGTTTAGAAGATGTGGATGAGCGGGTCCAGCGAGTGGGAGTGACTGCCACCAAGGTGTCAGGTGAAGCCCAGGACAGAGCTGAGCGGCTGGGGATTGACCTGGCCAACTTACTGCTGAGCAAAGGAGCCAAGGAGATCCTGACGGTGGCCAAGCAGCTCAATGATGCCAGATAA